CAGAAAGCAAGTAGGATTCTGCATTTCCCCCAACTCCTGGGGAGAAATGTGCAGATTCCACACCGCTGCCCAGTGcatttgaatatttaattatGCAAAACAGGGCTGTGCAAATGGAGCAGGAGGACAGTTCTGAGACAGTGTCTGATCAGTACGAATGTGCcgctcctctcccctggctcccactcccaGCGTCCCAGGGTGGATTTATATTTCCTTCGCTGCCTGGAAATGGCACGCAGTTGGCTGTTCTCTGGAACAGTCTGGACCCTTTTACGCTGCACGCTAGGTTCTCACACCAGAGAGACATGCAGGGAACTGCAGGCTGAGTCAGAGGGATGGAAGGATGGGATCCCAGCCCAACAGAGCCCCAATATTCTAGACGAGGCCTCGGCTCCCCAGAAGTGAACCCACCCCCCATGAACAAGAGTCCTGACATTACAGACAGGGCTCCATCCATACCCAGACTTCTCCACTGGTCCCCAGTCTCTCAGAACCAGCTTCAATCCTAAAACCAAACCCAGTGACAACTGCAGaaaaacagccgtgttagtctgtctttgcaaaaagaaaaggagtacttgtggcaccttaaagactaaccaatttatttgagcatgagctttcatgagctacagctcacttcactggatgcataccgtggaaactgcagtagacattatatacacacagagaccatggaacaataccccctcccaccccactgtcctgctggtaatagcttatctaaagtgatcatcaagttgggcctttagataagctattaccagcaggacagtggggtgggagggggtattgttccatggtctctgtgtgtatataatgtctactgcagtttccatggtatgcatccgatgaagtgagctgtagctcacgaaagctcatgctcaaattggttagtctctaaggtgccacaagtactccttttctaactgCAGAAAAGACCCTGATCCAGACTCAGAGCTCAGCCTTATACAGATACTCTGTCCTGACCATGCAGATAATGCCCTGACAATACAAAGGGTCCCATCCTTTTTAGGCAGGACTCCATGGTCATAGGGGgatggggctggaagggatctcctggGTCAAGTCCCCTGCTAtcaccagggctggggctggcaaCCCAACCCTGCAAGGCAAAGCCCTGATAGCACACACAGACCTAGATGGGACACCAGCCATGGATACAGAGTCCTGAGGCTGCAAATCTGGTCCTGACCACGCACCGATAGACCTAATTAGATTCATGATTTTGCACATCATTTGATGGTGGAACTCACTACCACATGAGGTCACTGAGGCTAAGAATTTAGCAGGATTAACAAAAGGATTGGACATTGACAGAGATACCACGAATATCCAGATTTAGTGTACCGTAGTTATTGCTCACAAACATTTTGGAAGGGCTAACCTCATGCTTCATAGCTTAAACTGATCTCAGGAGGAGACATGATGCAGGTTACCCATAGCTGCCCATTAcagggttcttgcaccttcctttgaagcagcaGGTGCTGGTCACTGTTGgcaacaggatactgggctagatgggcccctgGTCGGACCCAGTGCAGCCGTGCCTATGAAACTAAACAGGAAACTAAACTGTACTTCAGAGCCCAGAGGTCAGCCCTTTGCATGGGCACCTCATTCTAAACCAGCCTGAGAGCCATGGTTTCTGCAAAGGCTCTGTCCAGCCCTCATTCCTCCCTGTGCAACAGAGGGTCCCTCCCACTGGGCCATGAGACAAAACCGATAACGTGGAGATAGCTAGAGGCCAGGACAGCCGTGCTCAcacagctgcctgcctgccagatGAACAGCCGTGGCCTGGCCATGCCTGTCTCCCCTGTGCTGCGGGGAGCATAATTTGCTCTTCTCCAAACCTTAATGTCTCTGACATTAATAAAATATCCCGCTGCACTTCTGAGGCTCCCACCAGCAGCATCCAGCTCCCCGTTCATTGTCATTCACTGGCTGAGCTGACTGCAGAGCAGACTCCCGGGCCTCGCGCGGAGGGAAGCTACGCAGCTGCTTCTGGAGCCGAGGGCTCGTTTGGGGGATGCAGCTACAGGAGTGTGTCACTTTAACAGCCTTCAGATGTAAGATACACAGACCCTCCTCCACCTGCGTCCCCTCAGACCTCCCCACAGCAGAGACCAGGGCTCCAGTCTTTCTCGGCTGTCTGTGAAGGGAAAGGCCGAGCAGCCTGACAGAATGGGCCCCAGCTCAAACCCTGGATCCAGACATCCCCAGATTCTTGGGAGGTGCCTGGAATCTGAACTTGGATCCAGGTCTGAACCTCACAGCTGGCCCCCATATCTAGAAGAGGCCAGAACAGAACCACCGATCTTAACACCCCCAACGTGTGCAGTCAGAAAGGGTTCCAAATCTGGATCCAGGTTTTGCAGCTCGGGCTTGTCCACTCCCCACCAGCCTATTAAAATATCCCCAAAGTTCCGGTGGGCATTAGGAAAAgcatgcccccttcccctcctccacagcactgctgctgtcccGTGCCcgacagcgccccctgctgggaacgGCAGGGACTGTGGTAGTTgggccctcccccacagccagtgctctTGCCTCCTCCTTTACAGTCCCCgtgctgggagaggctggcacTAAACCAGCTGTGAACAAGTCTGCAGGTTTCAGACGTTTAAAATGACAGCATGTGTACAGGCCTATTCCAGGCTGCAGCCTGTGGCATGGTGGGGGAGCCTGGCAGGCAGCCCCAGTGGAGAAGAGGGCCTCTCCTTCGGGAAGTCAGAAGGCTGCCTGAGTTCGCTGCACTAGAAACAAAACTGTGATGCATTTGTAATCGGACAAGGCAGAACCGAGCTGGGTCCATTCTATGATAATGCAGGGCCAGGGCTTGTACCAAAGGGACACCTCCCCTTTACCCCGTCCCTGGGGCAGAGATAGTGCTGAGTGGAGTCTGTGAGTGGGGGCTGGCAGGTGGGTACTAGaccttctcctctccctggggGATGGAGCTGGGTTTGAGAGCAGGGCCTGCAGGATCTATTATTCTCTCCCTGGGTTAGCAAAGCTGATTCCCTTAGGTGCCAGCAGCTGCCTCCCTGTGCTCTCAGGGCAAGTGGAAGGAAAGTACCACGGGTTGGGATTTCATTGCAATTTCCATCAAAGCCCACAGCCCAGAGGTCTGTGTTTCTTGGGGCTGTTTCTCCCGTCGGGGTCTGTGCACGTTGCGTGGAGCAACCACAGTGCTCTGCCTGCCTGTCTAGAGTAAGAGACAGCAAGGTCCCTTTCCCGCCATGCAAATATTCCCCCTTCCCGCCCTATACCTAAAGACTTGACcttccccatacacacactcatACTAGGAGAGGGACGGTCTTGTGGTTAGTATTCAGGCCTAGGAGGCTGGAGATCTCGGCTctcattctgactctgccactgaatccGTATGCACAGTcacttccccgctctgtgcctcagtttccccatcactcTAAGATGGGATAACAATTATGCAGACCTGTCCCACCCCTTACAGGCTCATTTGCGAGGCACCTAGGCCCAgatctttaggctcctaaatagctttaactcccattggaatcactgggagttgggctcctaaatacttttgaggatccaGACCATTGATAATATGGtgctttttaagccaatctcatgattttcggGCACCTGCCTCAGGATctttgaatgcttggggctgACTGTGAGGGGAGAGGCCTGGAAATGCCCATAGCCACTGAAGCTAAGATCAGGCAATGGGAGTGACAGGAGGTGTAAAGAAATGGCAGTGAAACCAGTTTCTCCAGCAAAGGAGCATCCAGCCCTATGGAGACATGTTTATAGCCTGTCCTGATTGGTTCCTGGAATAGCTCTCTGGGCAGAGCAGTTCCGGTTTTACTGGGAGTGCTCCCAAATGCatgagctgatgggggggggggggtatcctCACTCATCCATGGACAGACCAGtgattcactttctttctcagctaacaccaaccccccccccccccccccagataccTTCAAACCAGGACACCCTCCACCCCCGGCTGGTTCCTACTCCCATCTGTCGGGTTGGTTGCCAGGAGGCAGGAGTTACTTACTGTGACAGTTTTTATTCGGCCCAATCGTCGAGTGCAGCTCCAGCCTGAACGATTTATTAACAAAGTGCACTGCTCCCCTTCCGCACAGGGCTCCATCCCGCACCACTGCTTACTGGCAATGAGCTGAGCTGCCACATAGAGCGGGGGAGGTCACGGAGCATGGGGAGGGAGAAATTCGAAGGGttatgaaaagagagagagaggtaggggAAAAAGATGGGTGTATATAGGGATGGatagaaaggtgtgtgtgtgtgtgtgtgtgtatatatatatagggatGGAGAGAGAtgtatatggggatggatggataaacAGATGGGTTTATATTGAGATGGATGGATAGAAAGGTATATATAGGGATGGATATAATATTGGGATGGAGAGACagatgtgtatggggatggatggagagacAGATGTGTATATacagagatggatggatggatagatgggtgtATATAGAAATGGAGAGACAGatatgtatggggatggatagatgggtgtATATATAGCGATGGATGGATACATAAATGGGTGTATATagggatggatggacagaaaGGTGTATATAGGGATGGACAGACAAATGTATAtagagatggatggatagatagaggtgtgtgtgtgtatatagatgtGGAGAGACAGATATGTATGAGGATAGATGTGTATATagagagatggatggatagatagatagatgggtgtgtaTATAGATATGGAGAGACAGacatgtatggggatggatggatagatagatgtgtatatagagggatggatggataggtgtgtgtgtatatagacgGAGAGACAGATATGtacagggatggatggatagagggatggatagatgggtgtATATAGACATGGACAGGCAGatatgtatggggatggatggatagatgggtgtGTATAGGGAAAGAAAGATGGGTATATATAAGGAGGGATGGATGTATATATGGATGGATAGGTAGATATGAATGGTGAGAGAGAGGGCACAAGATTAAACAGGAACAAATAAGGAAAGTAAAATCAAAGGGAGTAGAAAGAAGGGTTGAGTTATCCAAAACAAGGAGACCAGGAGATAAAATAagagtaaaataaaatgtgtcaaaggggcagaggagaaagggagagagaattgaGGCCGTCAGCGACAGTTTATGCAGAACGTTACAATCTGTATCATTGTAGCACCTACCAACAGTAGATAACAGCCGTCTGCAAGCCGGAGGCTTGGAGCAGCCTCTCGTGTTCCCCACACGTAGGGACACCTGCCACCTGTGAGGGACACATTCCCTACACATAGCAACCTGAGatgacatgtccctccctcaccaGGGCGCCACGTGGCCCCTGACACCTGCAGGACATAGCAACGCTCCCGCCTGGCAAGGCTTCCGGCAGGCACCGAAAGGATCAGTGTGGCTTTCTCTGCAGAACTCTGCCCAGCATGGCTCCTGCCTCCCTGCACTCATGCAGTGCCTGGGAGTGGAGAGGAGTTCGCTTGTGAAGCTGGACTTCCCAGagttcagagccagattttcaagggctcagcacccacaaacAGGCCAGATTTTCCGAAGAGCTTTGCACCCCCACTTCCCCATGCTGAGGGGGTTCTTCTCCTCCCTTGCCCCCCACCTTGCTACCAACAGATATAAACCCTGATACAGCTGGACGTTGCTGGACCATGAGTGTTCTCAATGAGCAGGTGCGTGTGTGTCACCGTGGACCCCACCCAGGACAGTTTGACTGTGTGTCATGTCACCTGTACAGTTAGCTGCTCCCAGTGATGATAGGGGCCTGTGTttccggggcaggcagggaggccgGAATGATTTGTagagttgggggcaggggctgagagtcattgaactaAACAGTAAACCCTgcatgtgatggaaaccacttcaagccagggggtgcggccctgcccctagtttcagcacctctgggagcaggaggatctgagttctGTGGCTGCTGTCACCATGAAGTCCCAAGTGACCATGGTGAACCAAGAAGCCACAGGCAGCCCCATGGCCCTGGCCCGTAGCTCTCTGGAGCAGTCAGAGCTCTCTTACCATCCACGCAGGCAGGTTTTGCCCTCATTGTGCCCGCGACTTGGCCTCTCCTGCAGGCACAGCGTGCTGTCTGCCGGGCGATCATcctcctggggtggctgaggtcTCTGTTCAGCGCCGTAATCTCACACATCCCCACCTCCAGCTCCTTGCCTGCAATGAGACAAGGGGACATCCAGCAGCCGCTGCGCAGTCAGAGTGTCGGGGCAGGGCACAGCCCTAGTAGCAAGAACAGGGAGGTGGGAGTCAGGGCGGCTGGGTCCTATGCCctactctgtcactgacttgctgtgtattCTGGGCCAACAGAATCAAAAGAAGCCACTGATTTTTGGATGCCTCTATATCTTGGGAGCCCAACCAGAGCCAGctagggcctggttttcagaggggctAACAGCCTGATGCTCCCACGGTGAAAGGAACTAAACCCCTCAGAAGTACAACTCCAGCAGTCCctgttgagttcagtggaagCGGTTCCTCCATGGGACTGGAGCCTGAGTCAGGACAACTCTGGAGATGGCCCAATCTAGAGAAAACGCTTTTCACCTCCCTCCTGGCCAGGCACTGAGCACCTTCCCTTAGCTCCTTTCCTGTCCCGTGGGGCCTGGGAGTGGCTTACAACATAAGCAGGGTCCTTCTCccaaggggaggagggggagtcgTTCGAACAGCTCTACGGTGATCCCTTAGCACcgctgtgcagggggagggctggTAACATGGGGACGGGAAGGCAAAGCCAGCAGGCTGGGTGCACACTGAGCCAAACTGCAGCAGCTGGCAAGGCTCAGAAGGTCTCCAATCCAGCCCAGCATAGGGCAAGGCCCAGTCTGCCTGGCCTGAGGAGACTCCTCGGTACCTAAAGCCGCCCTTCCTCCGCCCTTTGATCTGTAAAGGGAGCGTGAATGAATCCCACAGACAGGAAGGCTGGGCTGCATGCAAGACAGTCTGGGCTTCCTTGCTCTAAGGGGAAGGCTGCACTCAGCCGGAGCACACCTCCTCGTGCTCAGCCCGGAGCGTTCCCCTGTAGCTGAGCACAGGGTCTGCGCCTGTCCTTGTTAACATTTTGGTCCCGGGGAAACAGATGTCAACCCATGAATGCCGCCAGGCAGGTGGGTGAGAGGCAGCCGCACGTGAGCGGCATCATCTCAGAGCTTTTTAAATACTCCGTCTGGCTCCCCTTGcgctctctctctgcagcctgtgacaaggggcaggggcaggcaggcaggcagtccAACATGGCCCAACGCAGGGTGTTTAAAGTGTTCGGGTAGTTCGGCAGCATGCTGCCACCCGCAGCTCATGGCGGGAGCTGAAACCCTCAACTCTTGCTCTTTAGCCCAACACAGCCCCCCGTTCTTTACCATTAAGGTCATACCTTCAGGGCCTGTTGCTAGAGGTGGATTGGAAATGTACCATACACAGCACATGCACAAGGCACCTTGggtctgtttcccctccctgttGCAATGGTGTaactctgacttcaatggggttactcctggtttacactggtgtaagcaaGAAGAGAATCAAGTCCACTGTAAACCTGGGGCAGGATTCTGCTCTCACGTAGGGCTCAATTCAAAGCCCTGTGACCTAAAcagccactggcttcagtgggctttggatcggggCTCAGAGATCCAGTGTACAttcactgggcctgatccttccCTCCTGCCACTTTTACGCTGCTGGAAGCCCACAAactgcagtggagttactccagatttccaCCAGGGGATGTGAGAGCAGCATCCGgccttcagtggatttacactgctgtacctgagatcagaatctggcccctggtATCCAACAGGCATAACAGGGTTCCCAAAACTCTTTCCGTTCCAGTGATCTAAGCTGTTCTGACTAATGCGGGGTTAGGAAACCCCTTCCCTTTAAATGTATGGATGGTTACAAACAGGAGAACATGGCAAGACCTCTTACACAGCAATGTGACTGATTCTGCCAAGGCCCCTTTAACGCCTCGCAAGCACAGTCTGCAGCTGTGGCATCTCTCTATTTCTGACAGTCCTGCTCCTtcaaatgaggggggaaaaaccccACCTGTTGCCGTTTGCCCTATTAGctgaataaaaacattttttgcttcccatcatatttttttccaaattgcaCAGATGAAAAGATATGAGGTCACTGGGATTTATATGGAAGGATTTGGCAGCCTTTTCCTATTTATTTGGCCTGTAATATATAAATTCAATCTGGACTCTCCCAGAGTAAGCGATTTGTTATCTGAGTAAGTAGATGTGGGTGGGTAAGATGTTTCAATTAGAATGGCATTCGTTAGGTATGACTTGCCTCCGAGTGTGTTGTTTTATGCCTTTGTTTTGATTAATTAGGACCCGGTCCTTTATTCCTCATGACAGttgtaccactgaagtcagtggagaacGGCCTGATGAGGAAGgattccaggatcaggcccttcatttgGGCACGTCTACACAGCacacaaaaaaccaaccaaccctgCGGCAAGGAGTCTCAGAGCACGGATCAAATGACTCAGGCTCCCAAGGCTGGcactgcggggctaaaaatagctgtgtagacatctgggctcagactggagtTGCGGCTGTGAAACCTGGTGAGCAGGGAGGGTCTTGGAGCCGGGGCTCCAGCCTGAccatctacatggctatttttagccctgcagcgtgagcccaagtctgttgatcTGGGTTCTGAGACTCGGTGGGTTTATTTTTTGCTATGAGTAGATGGTttgttgggggggtgggtgttGTGGGGTTTTCTGGTTGACTTTTTAAACTTTGGGAAGCTAGCTATCAGGAGGAATGAGGAGGTGCAGTGGTCAGGGCTTTGTCCAGGGACCCAGGACAtttgggaccttgggcaagtcacttaggcccagatcctcaaaggtatttaggcacctaattcccactgacttcaatgggagttaagctcTGATCCTTACGTgtcttagtttctctgtgccttgattccccatctgcacaatggggataGTAGCAgtgccctacctcccaggggcgtgaggataaacacattaaagatggTGACGCACTCTGAGATCTACTGTTGAAaggtgtgtgacaaagttcctgctctaccttggtgggtcttgcacttattggcggatttgctcgccttggagcttcacagcagccctcagcttggccgtttttctgaacccacagtccaggtcgactcctcctgtgtctgaccaggagttgggaggatttggggggaacccaggcctaccctctactctgggttccagctcagggccctgtggaatgcagctgtctggaatgcctcctggaacagctgtgtgacagctacaattccctgggctacttcccccatggcctccttccaacaccttctttatcctcaccataggaccttcctcctggtgtctgataatgcttgtacacctcagtacTCCAACAGtgtgcgttctcactctcagctcctagtgcctcttgctcccagctcctcacacgcacaccacaaactgaagtgagctcctttttaaaacttaggtgccctgattagcgtgccttaattgattctagcagcttcttgattggcttcaggtgttctaatcagcctgtcttaattgtctccagaaggttcctgattgttctggaaccttccctgttaccttacccagggaaaagggacctacttagcctggggctaatatatctgacttctattactctcctatagccatctggcccaactcTGTCACAAGTGCTACAGAAGAGCAAGATATGATTATTCAAAGAGTGTGAGGCAGTTGGATGTTATGGTGATgcgggccatgtaagtacctacaATAGCTAGAGATGGGTCTcaactgggattatttaatctgcagaagagaagaatgaggggggatttgataactgctttcaactacctgaaagggggttccaaagaggatggatctaggctgttctcagtggtagcagatgacagaacgaggagcaatggtctcaagttgcagtgggggaggtttaggttgcatattaggaaaaactttttcactaggacggtggtgaagcactggaatgggttacttagggaggtggtggaatctccttccttagaagtttttaaggtcaggcttgacaaagccctggctgggatgatttagttggggataggccctgctttgagcagggggttggactagatgacctcctgaggtcccttccaatcctaagATTCTATAATTCAGTTCCCAAGCATTTGGGGCGACTGTGTCGAAAGCAAGAGCTAAACTCTGATCCAAATGGGCTGTCTGTGGAATGGACCGAACCAGTGAACTGTCAAATCTTAACACCTCCAAGCGCTGGAGCTGAATTCTAGACCCAAAAGCAGATCTGGGTCATcaggaaatacaaaaaaaaaaacattgaaaatattttctaaatatgTTTACATTTCAATAATAACCTTCAGCAATTTGGGGACCTATcctacaaagtgctgagcatcttcagCTCCTGCTCAAGTGAACAGGAGTTGGGCACTTGTCAcatcacagaatcaggcccttaattcaTAGTAAACGGAGGGCAAAACGTTACAAAGCTTTCAGAACTTCTTTGATTCTTAAATCTATGGTCCCCATCTGGCCTCACATAACAATAGTGTCTGAGCGTCTCACagccttttaatgtatttatccttagtcttttttctttttttaattgatctGAAAATATAGCCACTTCTTTCTTCAGCAATAGCTTTGCCCTGCAGTCCTGCTGAGTAACTGGGATGCGACTGCTTTGTTAGTCTTGTGTGGCCCGCCGGCTGGAGCTTCCCTGTTGTCCTGACGAATGCTGAGGtggctcctgctcccactaaCGGGAGTAAAACAGGAGGGACTCCATTGAAGACAAGTGAGGAAGGCCTGGAGAGCTTGATTGGACTCACTGTCTCGTCTCTTCCAGCCCCACCCAGCGCTTCTTCCGGATGAAAGCCAGCCAAAAACCTACAATGCTATACCTGTGCCAGGCTCTCTGCACAACGGTGAGTTTCCGGATTCCTGGACAGCCTGTCTCACCAGTGCAGCCACATTTCCACAGAGCAAGTGCCCTGCCCCTCAGGGCAGACTCTCTAGATTGATGTGATCAGGCCTGACTCTCTTAAATGCTCCAGCTGGCCAGAAACCCCTGTGGGCCCGTGCTCTGCTCCACCTGGCTCTCCCCTGAACTGCAGGCTGCTTGGTTTCAATGCTGGGCCCAGTTTGAAACGTGCCGGGGTCAGGCACTGTGGAATTCACTCTGCTTGGAGCACAGGATGAGACTTGAAGACATGAAGCAGTGTCTCTTTGGACCAGCCTCCTGCTCAAGGGAATAAGCCATCCAGCTCAGACTGTATGCCTGTCCACTGCCTGGATGCTCAAGTGTTAGAGCAATTGCCATGGATGGATAGATAACTAGCTAGCATGGTTTTCAAACACACATTGACTCCATCCACTCCCATCAGCTAAATCAGCTTAGAAACCAGTTTAGCTGGAACCATTATTCAAGCCAAGTTTACTCCCAGTTCCGTTTAACAGAGAGACCGTGTCATGGATGCCTCCCCTACCATCTGTGCTTCTGAGGTCTGGATGGACACCCAGCCTTCTACCAAGCCCTGGGAGCTATGTACATACAGTTCCCAATGCTGCAAAAGGCTTTCAGTACAGCTGTGGGGTGAAATGGTGCTCCAGaggaaagtcagtggcaaaacaccCGCTGAGTTCAATGGACCCAGGCTATTAAACTTGGCATTTAAAGTGGAAGAGCGGGGGAGTTCATCCCCTGGAAGTTCTGGGTAACTGAGTCAACATTGGTTTTAAATGCCCATCAAAGGCAACACTGACAAATGCCAATGGACAGCTGCAGTTTGCACTTGGCTATGAATCCAAAGCCTCCATTCCTTGGGGCAATTATTTAACACACCGCTATCCCTCTCATTACATTGAGATGAATTGTGTGCCTGGCATTCAGTGTTCCTAGATTTAAAACAGCCAGGCTCCTGCTTCTAGCTCCTCTCTCAATCAGCCCCTTGAAAATAGCACTGAAGAGACAGGGCgttttcttctcctctcctcGGGTGACAAGAGCAAGACGTCTTCAGGAGCCCCAGTCTGTATTAGACAGAGAAAAGCACCACGTGGAGAGAGACAGGAGCAGGAAAAATTCACTGGGCTGAGATGTGCACCCCATGGACCATTCCTAAGTGATGGGTCAATAACACTGACCGTCCCTCGTCAttaccaaatttttaaaaatgcacagaccagtcacCGGGGAGAATCTGTTAAAAAGGGAGTCTGTGGATGAGTATTAGgggcttcagccatcattcccagcctctgctgggtgcaggcagggtcACTGCTGAAGATGCAACCCTACAGGCTGCTACAGGCAGTCACAAGTGTTTTTATAGGCAGCTCCAGTGTGAGCCATGTTTGGCCTAGTGCTTGGTAGCTTTGAAGCCTCTGCTGTCCACAGCCAGGCATCCTCTGGGCCAAATGCTTgttccaatgaaatcagtgggagatttgccattgattCAGCAGGGATTATGGTTTGGCTTGGGATATGCCTTGGGAGTCTCTGGGATCTGCACCAGAGAGATGCACcattccccctgcccacacatACAATGCAAAAATTAGCTGTGGCCATTTGGACAATGGGCAATTTCAATAATGTCTGGAGGAGATTTTATGAGTCACACGTTGCAAAATGCTCCAGCACAAGAATGAGGGCAGCTTGGAAGGCAGCTAATATGAATCCAAACTAAATCCTCCTTCTAAAGGAGCGGGCGCTACCAGCTCTGCACTCATACACAACTGCACGCCACAAGGAATGCAAGAGAACTGCTCTGAGTTGTTTGCTTCCATCAGAAGCGGTATGAGAAGAAACTCTCAAGCAGGGCAAGGGCACTGAGAATCACGGCTCTGAACATGTTAGGGTCTCTCTGAAATTTTTCTGCTCAAGGGGGTGTTCATTTCAAAATTTGCTC
The sequence above is a segment of the Eretmochelys imbricata isolate rEreImb1 chromosome 21, rEreImb1.hap1, whole genome shotgun sequence genome. Coding sequences within it:
- the LOC144278227 gene encoding chemokine-like protein TAFA-5, yielding MQRSCPGIRAPSGPRRAAEAFGPQREAGWTGCIFWLLSPAGRHWALEKTQPAVGKELEVGMCEITALNRDLSHPRRMIARQTARCACRRGQVAGTMRAKPACVDAQLIASKQWCGMEPCAEGEQCTLLINRSGWSCTRRLGRIKTVTVS